One window of Acipenser ruthenus chromosome 17, fAciRut3.2 maternal haplotype, whole genome shotgun sequence genomic DNA carries:
- the LOC117423657 gene encoding melanocyte-stimulating hormone receptor-like produces the protein MDHSSGNDSRFSVIKIIENWTQVLTYGGGKFFIIPAAVSLVAVLPASPLVLLAIFSSNSLYQETSTTYFTGILNVTAMVVDVFLAINWPLRYSSFLPTPRAVKLIVCIWVVSATSSVFIYAFLSAKEIMLCKIPVCIFDIIFFIKPVNQKVSQLYNFVVIILFTICFVLIVGCYCMMYWKTRRCGIWNGFSRARQTFSLHSVLFFFYFCPVIILMLETVLYSYYLMELQSMVYSSMILSNIVMMLPRALIPYIYGLRSRELSKTIKSMIKYKVPISPGD, from the exons ATGGATCATTCCTCTGGAAACGACTCCAGGTTTTCTGTCATAAAGATCATTGAGAACTGGACTCAGGTTCTGACGTATGGAGGAGGGAAATTCTTCATTATTCCTGCCGCTGTATCCCTGGTAGCTGTGCTGCCAGCCAGCCCCTTGGTCCTTCTTGCTATATTTTCGAGTAACAGCCTTTATCAAGAGACAAG TACTACATATTTCACCGGCATTTTGAATGTTACAGCTATGGTGGTGGATGTCTTTTTGGCTATCAACTGGCCTCTGCGCTATAGCTCTTTCCTGCCCACACCCAGAGCTGTCAAGCTAATTGTTTGTATTTGGGTGGTTTCAGCTACAtcttcagtatttatttatgcatttttatCTGCCAAGGAGATCATGCTATGTAAAATTCCAGTCTGCATTTTTGACATTATTTTCTTCATTAAACCAGTCAACCAAAAAGTAAGCCAGTTGTATAACTTTGTCGTCATCATCTTGTTTACCATCTGTTTTGTCCTAATCGTGGGCTGCTACTGCATGATGTACTGGAAGACCCGGCGCTGCGGCATTTGGAATGGATTTTCCAGAGCCAGACAGACTTTCTCCCTCCACTCTGTTCTCTTCTTTTTCTACTTTTGCCCAGTGATAATACTGATGCTGGAAACAGTTCTGTACTCCTATTATCTGATGGAGCTCCAGTCAATGGTTTACTCTTCGATGATCTTGTCCAACATTGTTATGATGCTACCAAGGGCACTCATTCCCTATATATACGGCTTGAGGAGCAGGGAGTTATCTAAAACCATCAAATCTATGATTAAATATAAGGTCCCGATTAGCCCAGGAGATTAG
- the LOC117423658 gene encoding probable G-protein coupled receptor 148 has product MSLLGLNHTELEQTTIILWDPGVSGGTEGLSTGSGNASSQDATYDWFLRSRYWHLELFLISAAVLFLVSLLANPLILICIVSTRNLRQESRYLLLANTLLSDIIFSILNLVVSICNMQGWPLHRLFCVILIVIIATSYCSGVMTITLMVLDTYLAVHWPLHYENIVPSSRTKKILPAIWIMASLYPVTIMIILEMLDNQPLKQQKEVCLMLLTMGSGPLGNEMVIGFYVYFSLGALLCSSVVVFCLIRLYWITKTAGLWQRRYSRAKVTLIVHTVMLLLYFGPGLVFAIEIILLQKDTMSLDVKVWIHAANSNFLMMLPRAFFPYLYGLRYREISDTLKGLFRRRKISQLGVLTSAPCCLSVT; this is encoded by the coding sequence ATGTCCTTGCTTGGCCTGAACCATACTGAACTGGAACAGACCACTATCATACTGTGGGATCCTGGAGTTTCTGGAGGCACTGAAGGACTGAGCACAGGCAGTGGAAATGCAAGTTCTCAAGACGCCACTTATGACTGGTTCTTGAGGAGCCGCTACTGGCACTTGGAACTGTTCCTGATCTCTGCAGCTGTCTTGTTCCTGGTCAGCCTCTTAGCCAACCCGCTCATACTCATCTGCATAGTCTCCACCAGGAACCTCAGACAAGAATCCCGCTACTTGCTACTGGCAAACACCCTGTTATCGGACATCATCTTCTCAATCTTAAACCTGGTGGTTTCAATCTGCAACATGCAAGGCTGGCCATTGCACAGGCTGTTCTGTGTCATCCTCATCGTTATCATAGCTACATCGTACTGCAGCGGTGTCATGACTATCACGCTGATGGTTCTTGACACTTACCTGGCAGTCCATTGGCCACTGCATTACGAAAACATTGTGCCATCTTCCAGAACCAAAAAGATATTGCCCGCCATTTGGATCATGGCATCCCTCTACCCAGTTACCATTATGATCATACTGGAAATGCTTGACAACCAACCTCTTAAACAGCAGAAGGAGGTTTGTCTCATGTTATTGACTATGGGCTCCGGGCCATTAGGTAATGAAATGGTAATTGGTTTCTACGTGTACTTCAGTTTAGGCGCCCTACTGTGTTCCTCTgtggttgtgttttgtttaatacgCTTGTACTGGATCACCAAGACAGCTGGCCTTTGGCAGAGGCGATACTCGCGGGCTAAAGTGACTTTAATTGTTCACACTGTGATGCTTCTCCTTTACTTTGGCCCTGGTTTGGTTTTTGCGATCGAGATAATTTTGCTTCAGAAGGATACTATGAGCTTGGACGTCAAGGTGTGGATACATGCTGCAAACAGCAACTTTCTGATGATGCTGCCGAGAGCTTTCTTTCCTTACCTGTATGGACTGAGGTACAGGGAAATATCAGACACTCTCAAAGGGCTATTTAGGCGAAGGAAAATCAGTCAACTCGGTGTACTGACTTCAGCACCTTGTTGTCTTTCAGTTACATAA
- the LOC117423659 gene encoding LOW QUALITY PROTEIN: transcription termination factor 4, mitochondrial-like (The sequence of the model RefSeq protein was modified relative to this genomic sequence to represent the inferred CDS: substituted 1 base at 1 genomic stop codon), translated as MCIHGDTYAYFRMGIWHTDMVKSGLFRVPLEEIRSRHVFLERLGVYETPDKKGQTRIINPKLKDFLGALEDLARASPDEFQVFRKLLTREQEEEKXGQEEDSDSEEEEAEEGYESEDSEQTEYTRRKK; from the exons ATGTGTATTCATGGTGACACA TACGCATATTTCCGGATGGGGATCTGGCACACAGACATGGTGAAGTCAGGGCTCTTCAGGGTCCCCCTGGAGGAGATCCGCTCAAGGCATGTTTTTCTGGAGAGGCTGGGGGTGTACGAGACTCCCGACAAGAAGGGGCAAACCCGCATCATCAACCCCAAGCTGAAGGACTTCCTGGGGGCCTTGGAGGACTTGGCCAGGGCTTCGCCTGACGAGTTTCAGGTCTTCAGGAAGCTCCTGACCCGCGAGCAAGAAGAGGAGAAGTAGGGGCAGGAGGAGGACTCTGACAGTGAAGAAGAGGAAGCAGAGGAGGGGTATGAGAGTGAGGACAGTGAGCAGACTGAGTACACCAGGAGAAAAAAGTAA